CCGTACATGCCCGAGCTGTACCCGGCCACGAGCGGCATCAGCACGAGGGGACGGCCCTCCAGCGCCTCGATCCCGCAGCGGTGGGTGAGCAGCATCCGGCCCTCCTGGTAGCGGACCGGGGCGGGCAGCGTGCCGAGCAGGGCGTCCACCGCGCCGGTGACGACGGCGGCGCCGACCCGCTCGGTCTCCCGCGACAGCAGCGGCTCGGCCCTGCGCCACCTCGGGGCGAGGGCCTGCGCGACGGCCTCCACGACCAGCGTGTACGCCGTGAGGAAGCCGCGCGGGTCGTCGATCAGGCCCCGCCAGACCGGCGGCGGGGTCCCGTCGTAGTGCGCGGACACCTCGGCGGCCGCGCGGTGCGGGTCGAGGGCGCGGAGTCCGGCGCCGACCTCCGCGAGGTTGGAGGCCGTCAGGTCGGCGATGAGGGCCAGGCCGTCCGGCATGTAGCAGCCGCCCTGGGCGAACACCGGCCGCACCGCGTCGAGGGCGCGGGTCGGCACCGCCATCCGCAGGGCCGTGCGCCACTGGGCGGGAACCCGCTCGGGCGGCGCCCTGAAGACGTCCTTCAGTACGGAGAAGACGGTTCCCCCCGGATGGAGTGTCACCTGCACCGAGAGCCGCTCCACCGGGTCGAGCCGCAGTACGCCACCCGTCACGAATCCTCCCCCTGGCCGTTCACGCGCCTTCCCACTGTGCCGCCCGGCGGGCCCCGCGTCGAGGAGGCCGCGCCCGCGCTTCGTTCGCGGCCGGAGTGCCGGGCGGTTCAGAGGACCGCGATGCCCAGGGGGCGTTCGCCGACGGGGACGCGGGTGACCCGGCCCGTGGCCGCGTCGACGACGCTGAGGCCGTTCCAGTAGCCGTCGCGGGTGAAGCCTCCGGAGACGTACGCGGTGGTGCCGTCGGCCGACAGCGCGACGTTCTCGTGGGGCCCGTCCAGCGGGACGAGCCGTTCGCGTCCGGCGGGAGTGCGGATGGTCAGGGACGGGCCCGCGTCCGCGGACGGGTCGATCGGCCCCGTGCCGACCACGTACAGCGTGCCGTCGTCCGCGACCGCGGCGCCGTGCTGATGGGTGTCGGCGGTCATGCGCTCGATCCGTACGCGGCCGGTCGCGGGGTCCACCACCGCGAGCCGCTCCCCCTCGAACGGCAGCAGGAGGGCGCCGTCGGAGCGGCGTACGACGGTGTAGTGCGGTTTCAGCCAGGAGTCGAGGCCGCCCTCCGTGCCGTACGGGGCCACTTCGACGCGGCGGGCCGACCAGTCGTCGGTGGCGACGACCGTGACGTCGAAGGAGTCGTGGTTGGTGGCGTACACATGGCGGCCGTCCCGTGACACGTCCACGTCGAACGGGCGGCGGCCGACCGGCACCGTCCCGACGACCGCCCGCCGCGCGGTGTCGATCACCTCCAGCGCGCCGTCGCCGCCGGGGACGTTCACGCCGACGTAGACCCGCCTGCCGTCCGGGGACAGCGCGATGCCCATGCCGCCGCCCCGGTACTCCCCGGTCGTCACCGGACCCGTGTCGGTCGCGTACGGGATGAGCGCGGTGCGCACGCGGGCGCGGGTGTCCACGGCCGCGACGCCCTCCGCCGTCGCCACCCAGGCCGTTCCGTCGACGCCGAGCGCGATCCCGTACGGGGCCGTGCCCACGCGGACCGACCCCAGGTCGGCGGCCGCGCCCCGCCGGGACGCGTCCACGAACGTGACGGTGTCCGCGCCGAAGTCCGTGACCAGGAGGGTGGCGTCCGGGGCGGCGGAGGGTGTCGCGGTACGTGGTGTCGGAGGGGCGGGTGTCGTGGGGGCGGGTGTCGCCGGGGCCGTGGACGCCTGGGGGCGCTGCGGCGAGGGCGCGGGCGGTGCCGGGCTGCAACCGGTGAGCAGCACCGCGGCGGCGGCCAGCGCGGCGAGCGTTGCCGTGGTCTGTCGGCTGTACCTGTGCATGGGTGGGCCTGTGGCTCCGAGTCGGTCGTGTGGCGTCTCGTGTGCGTGGTCTGCGTGGTGTGCGTGGTCGGGGTCCGGTCGGGGTCCCCCGGCAGGGCGCCGGAGCGGCGTTCGCGCGCCGTGTCACCAGCCTCCACCCGAGCGCGCGCGTCCCGGTCATCCGATCGGCTGACATCCCCGGGCCCGGGGTCGGCGCCAGCGGCGGTACGGGCGGCGGTGCCGCTCAGGTACGGGCGGCGGTGCCCGCCGTCACCAGCCCTGGCCCGGCCGCCTCGGCCGCCCCGGCCACGTCGGGCCCGGCCTCGCCTGCGGGCCCCACAGCGGTCGCGGCGGGTCCGGCGGCGGTGGCGTGCCGCGGCGCAGCGGCCAGGCGCACAGCATCCCGACGGCGAAGCCGACGACATGCGCCAGGTACGCCACGGTGCCCGCGCCGGAGACGCCCGCCCCGTACGAGAACACCGCCTGGAGGACGAACCACAGCCCGAGCACCGACCACGCGGGCAGCCGCAGCGGCAGCAGGATCAGGAACGGCACCAGCGCCCACACCCGGGCGCGGGGGTAGAGCACCAGGTACGCGCCGAGCACCCCGGCGACCGCGCCCGAGGCGCCGATCAGCGGGGTGGGCGAGTCCGGGTCGGCGAGGGCGAAGCCGTACGTGGCGGCGTAGCCGCACAGGCCGTAGAACAGCAGGTAGCGCGCCTTGCCGAGGCGGTCCTCGACGTTGTCGCCGAACACCCAGAGGAAGAGCATGTTGCCGATCAGGTGCGCCCAGCCGCCGTGCAGGAACATCGCCGTGAGGACGGACAGCGGCGGCGACTTGTCGTAGTCCGGCGGGGCCACCACGCAGCCGGGGCCGGACGGCCCGACACCCACCTGCCCGGTGGGCACCAGCCGGGACATCCGGTCGTGGATCAGCTCGCGCGGCACGGCCGCCCACTGGTCGAGGAACGACTCCAGCCGGCACAGCTGCGCCAGTCCGGTGTCCCCCGTCAGCGAGCCGGCGACGCCGGGTGTGCGCAGGAAGACGACGACGTTGGCGACGATCAGCGCGTACGTCACCCAGGGGACCCGCCGCGCCGGGTTCGCATCATGAACGGGAATGACCACAACGGATCATTGCCCGGTCATATGTGTATGAATGCGGCCGATGTGTATGAATGCGTCTGATTCGAGCGGACCTGATCCGGCCGGCCGTTCCGCCGCCGGTTTCGGTCGTGCGACGGGCCCAGCGGATCGGCGGGCGCCCCGTACCGCCCATACCGCCCGAACCGTCCATGCCGCCCGTGCCGCCCGTGTCCCGGTGTGCGATGGGCGCACGCGTCGCTACGACTCCGCGTCCCAGCCGCCGCCCTCGATACCTCCCCGCCGGGCTTCTCCGCCGCCCTGCTCCGTCTCCTCGGCTCCGCGCTCGCGCCGCTCGTCCGGGCGGCCGCGCTCGCGCTCCTCCTCCGGGTGGACGTCCTTCTCACCCGTGACCCGTTCCAGCGGGGTCTCGTGGCCTTCCGTCCCGCTCATGGCCGCTCCTCTCTTCGTGCCGTTCGTGCCGTACGTGCCGTTCGTGCCGTACGTGCCGTTCGTGCCGTACTCCCGCCGGGTGACCCGGTCGGGGCGGCTCAATCCCGTCGCGTACGAGGCGTTCCCCGCGGGTACTCGGGCGCGGCCAGGACATGGACACGGAGCTGGG
This genomic window from Streptomyces thermolilacinus SPC6 contains:
- a CDS encoding winged helix-turn-helix domain-containing protein; amino-acid sequence: MTGGVLRLDPVERLSVQVTLHPGGTVFSVLKDVFRAPPERVPAQWRTALRMAVPTRALDAVRPVFAQGGCYMPDGLALIADLTASNLAEVGAGLRALDPHRAAAEVSAHYDGTPPPVWRGLIDDPRGFLTAYTLVVEAVAQALAPRWRRAEPLLSRETERVGAAVVTGAVDALLGTLPAPVRYQEGRMLLTHRCGIEALEGRPLVLMPLVAGYSSGMYGVDRDDAVWFAYPVPGLGHLATTGTPGDAAPADGDPLGLVLGPVRSRILRRLPYRPTLGRLSRELSLSPSTLTYHCDQLAAAGLLHRQRQGRQVVVSATPRGTALTELLTGIRDN
- a CDS encoding YncE family protein, which translates into the protein MHRYSRQTTATLAALAAAAVLLTGCSPAPPAPSPQRPQASTAPATPAPTTPAPPTPRTATPSAAPDATLLVTDFGADTVTFVDASRRGAAADLGSVRVGTAPYGIALGVDGTAWVATAEGVAAVDTRARVRTALIPYATDTGPVTTGEYRGGGMGIALSPDGRRVYVGVNVPGGDGALEVIDTARRAVVGTVPVGRRPFDVDVSRDGRHVYATNHDSFDVTVVATDDWSARRVEVAPYGTEGGLDSWLKPHYTVVRRSDGALLLPFEGERLAVVDPATGRVRIERMTADTHQHGAAVADDGTLYVVGTGPIDPSADAGPSLTIRTPAGRERLVPLDGPHENVALSADGTTAYVSGGFTRDGYWNGLSVVDAATGRVTRVPVGERPLGIAVL
- a CDS encoding rhomboid family intramembrane serine protease; translated protein: MVIPVHDANPARRVPWVTYALIVANVVVFLRTPGVAGSLTGDTGLAQLCRLESFLDQWAAVPRELIHDRMSRLVPTGQVGVGPSGPGCVVAPPDYDKSPPLSVLTAMFLHGGWAHLIGNMLFLWVFGDNVEDRLGKARYLLFYGLCGYAATYGFALADPDSPTPLIGASGAVAGVLGAYLVLYPRARVWALVPFLILLPLRLPAWSVLGLWFVLQAVFSYGAGVSGAGTVAYLAHVVGFAVGMLCAWPLRRGTPPPPDPPRPLWGPQARPGPTWPGRPRRPGQGW